The sequence CATAAAGAAGTTTGTAGTTGGCAAATTTCTGGACTTCAAGATGGTAGACTCAAAAACTGTAATGAGTCAAGTGCAAGAGATACAAATCATCTTGCATGACTTATTGGCCGAAGGAatggaaatcaatgaaccattccaaGTCGCGTCTATCATTGAAAAATTGCCTCCACTGTGGAAAGACTTCAAAAACTACCTTAAGCACAAACGTaaggagttaaaacttgaagatCTTATTGTGAGGCTTCGCATCGAGGAGGACAACAGAAATACCGAGGCCAAGTCACATAAAAAGTTGATGGAAACCGAGGCCAAAGCAAATCTGGCGGAGTCTAGTACGAGTCAAAAGAGGAAGCGCCCCCATGATGAAAAGAAAAAGGGGAAAGCGAAGAAATTTCAAGGAAgttgctacaactgtggcaaaCCGAATCATATGGCAAGGGACTGCCGACTTCCaaagaaaaataacaaaaatcagaaaccaaGGCACGTGAACATGGTTCAAGAAAGGTATGTACCTTTAGCACTTTCTGATATTGATCTTAGTGCTGTTATATGTGAGACCAACATGGTGGATGATCCAAGAGGATGGTGGATCGATATCGGCTCTACGAGTCACGTGTGTGCCGAGAAAGACATGTATTCCACCTATGCCACTGTTGGGGATCGAAAGTTGTTCATGGGAAACTCCGCAACGTCTGAAGTTGTGGGAGTGAGAAATGTGGTGTTGAAGATGACCTCTGGTAAAGAGGTGACGCTCAAAAATGTGCTGCATGTGCCAGACATTCGGAAGAACTTAGTTTCTGGTTCACTCTTGAGCAAGGCTGGATTTAGAATGGTATTTGAATCTGATAAATTTGTGTTAACTAAATCTGGTGTATTTGTTGGGAAAGGGTACCAAGATAGTGGTCTCTTTAAGTTAAATGTAATGAATGTTTCCCGCCTTGCGGCGAAGAATAAAGTTATTGGTTCTGCTTACTTGACTGAAAGTTATGATATATGGCATGAacgattaggacatgttaacttcaacacgTTGAAAAGACTTAcaaatttaaatgtaatacctatgtttaaaagaaatccacaaaacaagtgtgagatatgtgttgaagcgaaaatggttaaagctccatttcataatgtcacgagaagtactacgccacttgaattaatacatactgatgtatgtgatttaaaaatggtacaaacacgaggtgaaaataagtactttataacattcattgatgattgcaccagattttgttatgtatatttattgaaaagcaaagatgaagcGATCGACgctttcaagaaatataaaactgagattgaaaatcaacgaagttcgaaaattaaaatgattcgaagtgatcgaggtggagagtatgtggctccttttgaagaattttgctcaacttcgggcatcattcatcaaacgaAGATCCCTTACTCACCTCAATCCAATGGCGTTGCAGAACGCAAAAATCAAACATTAAAGAAAATGATGAACGCGTTGCTAATAAATTCTGGCTTACCTCAAAATATGTGGGGTGAAGCGATTCTCTCAGCAACACACATTCTAAACCGGATTCCAATCAAAGGAAaagacaaaacaccatatgaacagtggaaaggtcgtaaaccttcttaccaatacctcaaagtgtgggggtgtttggcgaaagtagaagtacctaagccaaaacaaataaaaattgggtctaaaacggttgactgcatatttattggttatgcataCAATAATAGTGCATACCGATTCTTAGTGTATAAGTCGAATCCTGATATACATGAAGGCACAATTATGGAGTCAAGGAATGCTGTATTCTTTGAAAATGTCTTTCCAtgtaaagaaaagaaagaaataagttcgaacaagcgaactcatgaaaacacaactgaaactccacaaaacaacAAGGAACCACGACGCAGCAAGCGTGCAAGAGTTGAAAAATcgtttggtcctgattttctaacatacatgttagataatgaaccaagaactcttcaagaggctttatcaaatcatgaggctcctttttggaaggaagccatacaaaatgaaatagattccataatgcataatcatacatgggagttggttgatctccctccgggatgtaaacctttaggatccaagtggattcttaaaaggaaatacaaagaagatggatctatagataaatataaagctcgactcgtggttcaaggttttagacaaaaagagggatatgatttcttcgatacctactctccggtttctagaataacatccattcgtgttctcatagctattgcagcattgcatgatcttgagattcatcaaatggatgttaaaactgCGTTTTTGAACGGAGAATTggatgaagaaatatatataaaacaaccagaagggttTGTTGTACCCGGAAAAAAACAAAAGGTGTGTAAACTTGTCAAGTCATTgtatggacttaaacaagcacctaaacagtggcatcaaaagtttgacactgcaatgttgtcaaatggtttcacaataaatgaatgtgataaatgtgtctacattaaaggtactacaaatgcatatgtaattgtttgtctttatgtagatgacatgttaatcatgggtagcaaccatgaattgattgtgaaaaccaagaaaatgttgagacaatattttgatatgaaggatttgggattgtaTGATATAATTCTAGGGATTAAAGTGTCTAGACTTCCTGCTGGAATTATGTTATCCCAAACTCATTATGTAGAAAAGATTCTTGAACGATTTAATTCCACAAATCATCCTATGGCTAGAACACCTATGGAATTGGGTacacatttagccaaaaatagaggagaacctgtttcacaagtggaatatgcaAGGGTGATAGGAAGTTTAATGTATTTAACTAACTGTACCCGTCGATCTTGCATATACCGTAAATAAGCTAAGtcgattcacaagtaatccaagtaaggatcattggaaagcattaatgagagtgcttggatatttgaaatgCACTTTGAGTTATGGAatagtgtatacaaaatatcctgcggtcctagaaggatattgtgatgcaaattggatttctgacacaaaagactccaagtctacgagtggatatgtgttcactatCGGTGGAGGAGCGGTGTCATGGAGATCCTCTAAACAAACTTGTATAGCTCGGTCAACTATGGAGTCCGAGTTTATTGCTCTAGATAAagctggagaagaagccgagtggcttcgaaactttctcgaagatattccatgttgaaataaaccggtgtcttccattacgattcattgtgacagtcagccagcaataggaagagcacaaagtattatgtacaatggtaaatcTCGACATATTCATCGGAGACATAATACCATAAGACAATTGATCTCGAATGGGGTTATTTCGGTTGACTATGTgaagtcaaaggaaaaccttgcggatccgcttacaaaaagtataaatagagatcaaatgtacaaactacttggtggaatgagtttaaaatccacaaaataaaatatttatagcggtaacccaaccttgagaattagagatcccaaaaccttggttcaatgggacaactaagttataaatattagtttgagtacttggaAAAATTACTTACTCATTCCTGGAACATCCAAGTTGACATAACCTGCAAAAtgtggtgaggttaagtttttcttttaatgattcctatacctATAAGGTGGAGTAATGCAGGATACTCTTGataggagatcacctatataagtgcaaagtattggccgctttgattgtaacacttatgaatctaagatatggtccagggccgaaatggacacaacgtgagaacaaaatatgtaagagtattgttatgtaagtactattgtcttggtttacacaaACGGTTGACTAGTTCAAAACATCGCGTTACtatgcaactagtaaatccgatagtattttactacggtaggttcaaagccacaagctaCCTATCCTGATGTAACAATAACTCAAAATGATTTTCTAGTGAGAATGTTACTATACGTgaaattcattcatgtgggggattgttggaaattgtattattgaatgaattacaaTTGAAATGGGCTTGAAAGGGTTTGAATTGATTAACCCAAATTGTTTGTAAAAGCCTTGTCCAAAGtattacaaaattcaaaattttggtgaaataaattggagggaaaTGGGGAAATGgtagtcccacattggaacaacttCAATTTGTTGTTCAACTTAATTAGTCCAACATTGGactatgggattgggcccttagggcaccggatgttttgtaaagggcaagacgctagtcgatgcaacaaacacacacgCGCGCGGCCggccggctcggctcggctcggtgTGGTGTTCTGATCCGATTattctttttgaataaaataatattttattattttatggaGTGGGCCCGAGCGCGGTACCAAAATGGCGAGGCAGTGTGTTGGCTTAAAGTTGGGCGCTCGCGCGGTAGAAAATTACCGCCCGAGCGCGCCTTCTGCAGAACTAACAGTCACGACTGTTTCTGgcatttttctgtcatgggttgcatccttacgcctTAAAACGTGTTGTTTCGTGTATAACACTATATATATGGTGGTTATAACATAGAAATCGGACATAGAAACATCTGATAATATACATTTCAGATTTCTGATTTCTCAAaatctctccctcactttctcaaagaaaagttaaagcatattttcgttcgttgaagttcgtgatatttgttgtgctgctatatcacgatcgaaagtcgttgtatcttagagacgattgccgctaACGTTTAGCACTTGgaacgggcaatttcgtcttgcggataaagagtttctctcgcctcgactgtGTTGATCATTTTCGTTGTTGTTGATTGCTTCCGACATTGAAGTTTTCAGAATTCAGAATACAACCTACTAACAGCAAGTGGTCTGTATTAGTTTTAATTGATGTCACAAGCTAAAAACGAATATTTATGGAGATGAAGAATTAAAACGGACCATTAAGCTGGTAttaaaaaacataataataataataataataataataataataataataataaaggaaTGAATTGAGTGGAAGGTAGCAGAATAGTActgaaagcaaaaaaaaaaaaaaacatgtaagTAAACTGCAGCTTTGACGAGTGTTGATGTAAAAAGGGGGAAAAGGTATAGTTTTACACGCCTTTTGATGGAGAAAGCTGTTTGATGAAATTCAGGCTAACTACAATGGATAGGATATGTGCCTGCAGCTCTTTTtggtatttatataaaaatataatataatttttgttgtagaagctagctagctagcttgaaattaataagaataataataatgaatattggaaataaattaaaatgaaaatgCAAAAAATGACACAAGGAGCTAGAAGGCAAGTGTACCAAGTACTTACTATTCCCTGCCCTCACCAATGGGCAACTCCCAGACCAGATCAGACACCAACAACAACCATCATCTACTGGAAGCGGTTTTTACTTTCATTCTGTGGGCTAcctaaattattaattaattgtaaGTACATCACTCCTCACTTCATCACacacataaatatattattaattctaCACTTTTTatctattaaaattattatttataaatgcaccttttcttttcttttctttctttttttttattatcaaatatTACATTTCATCGACTGCCACCCCACTGTAATTTTCACCCATGGAGAATAAATTCTACTTGCACTTGATCATCTACTTCCGTTTTCTCTTGTCTTCTAAACTAATGAGTACGTACAGTAAACGTACGTAAAATacattttttcaaatttcaaatcatgcatgtactatatatatatatagttttcgTTGTCAGATAATAATTCAAGAAGGCCCGATTccaatatcataaaaattacaTTAAATTTTAAGGAAAATTTTATGCTGGCACTACCCAGTCTGTCAAATCCAATGGCCCCAAACCATTGTGCAAATCGCATCATGTGATGTGTGCACAATGCCCGAGCCGTTTGAATTGCCCTCAGGGCACCACCTCGAAGGGCAGCTAAGAACTTGCCAAATTTTACACGGATCATCAAACCTcccctttatttatttatattgttGGAGTCAGTACTCGTGTTTATATAtaacacatacacacacaactctctctttctctctatcacatatatatattacaattaATAACTAGTCTAAATTTTaagtataatttaaatttattctcATGTCCAGTGACAATTTTTTGAGCGAGAATAAAGTAGTTAGTAAAGAAATAGAAGAGATACATAGATGATGTACGCGCTGTGCATATATCTCTATAAACTTTTTAGTAACTAGTACGTACGTAtggtattatatataatatatatatataaaattgtaCGTGATGTGGTAAggaggttatatatatatatatatataattggacAGATggaatatatgtatatttaatgCTACGAAAGTTTAGTGCCTACAAAGACTGACGGGTCTATGATGCTAAACTCCATCGTTTTCGGTGGAGACACCAAATGTGGGTCAAACTTTTCACAGCCATCCAATTTAATATCATTTCTTCTCGATACACCCAGATTTTCATGAAAATGACATTATAAatcaataattattataaaataataaaccatttatttacgtaaaaaaGCTAGCaatctctctctatatatatatataacttatgttggcacacacacacacacacttttgtatgtatatattattattattatatataaataaaggaAGAAGTGAAAAGAGAAAATGAATTAGAGGCAGCTGGTGCAGGcgtactaatatatatatatagatatagatatattaTTAATGGAGTATTACAATAGTGAAACATGTTTGATGGAAGAGTTCTTGGTGGTTAAAGACGTGGAATATTATGCCAATGTGGAAGATCTCAACACCTTGGATAATCTTGATTCATGTCTCCCCTCCGACAACACCAATATTACTATTTCAAATGGTCATGAATATTGCAGCAGCtttcaagattataattattaCTCCAATTTCCCCATGGCCATGGACATGATCCAAAGCTTCAACTTCCCAATATCCTTCGGAGAATTCACCCAATCACATGACTACTATTCGCCCAACACCAACATTCAAGATTTTCAACTGCAGGACTACAGTAGTACTAGTTATAATGATCAATATTCCATGGTGGTACCGAATTATGTAATTCCTCCTAATTGTAAAGATGAAGCCGTTTTTAACGAAAGTAAAAACAAAACGGCGAAGAAGGTGCCttccaagaatcttatggcGGAGAGACGGCGGAGGAAGAGATTGAACGACCGGCTTTCCATGCTCCGTTCGGTTGTTCCCAAGATCAGCAaggttatatttatatatatatatatatatgtatgttttgTTAAATGAATATTAATTGCAAGTGTATACGTTTTGaacattaataattaattaggaGTAGTAGTACTAGTGCAGATGGACAGAACATCCATACTCGGAGATACGATAGATTACGTGAAGGAACTTTTAGAGAGGATCAATCATTTGCAGGCCCAAgaaataatattggataataATAATGCAGCTGAAGGTGTGATGACCATTTTCAAGGCAAATGAAATTTTAGCCAGAAATAATTCACCAAAGGTAAAGGTAATTCATTCAAGTATATggtaattaattgattaattaaatGATGAATGAATGAAATATTGGGTGCAGATGGAAGTGGAGAAAAGGGGAATTAATAATGGAGAGACAAGAATAAAGATTAGCTGCGGTGCAGGGATGAAAGCTGGGTTATTGTTATCAACCAT comes from Henckelia pumila isolate YLH828 chromosome 4, ASM3356847v2, whole genome shotgun sequence and encodes:
- the LOC140866599 gene encoding transcription factor bHLH93-like isoform X2, with translation MEYYNSETCLMEEFLVVKDVEYYANVEDLNTLDNLDSCLPSDNTNITISNGHEYCSSFQDYNYYSNFPMAMDMIQSFNFPISFGEFTQSHDYYSPNTNIQDFQLQDYSSTSYNDQYSMVVPNYVIPPNCKDEAVFNESKNKTAKKVPSKNLMAERRRRKRLNDRLSMLRSVVPKISKMDRTSILGDTIDYVKELLERINHLQAQEIILDNNNAAEGVMTIFKANEILARNNSPKMEVEKRGINNGETRIKISCGAGMKAGLLLSTINTLEEELGLEIQQCVISCFSDFTMQASCSHSQEFKEMDVEDIKQAVFRNIAAAGISTFV
- the LOC140866599 gene encoding uncharacterized protein isoform X1 — protein: MAKESCKVIVCVSKARKAGGHKSKVFRYSPLSYSRNFEDYWRDDDDFDDFSLRSFSSSETCLMEEFLVVKDVEYYANVEDLNTLDNLDSCLPSDNTNITISNGHEYCSSFQDYNYYSNFPMAMDMIQSFNFPISFGEFTQSHDYYSPNTNIQDFQLQDYSSTSYNDQYSMVVPNYVIPPNCKDEAVFNESKNKTAKKVPSKNLMAERRRRKRLNDRLSMLRSVVPKISKMDRTSILGDTIDYVKELLERINHLQAQEIILDNNNAAEGVMTIFKANEILARNNSPKVKMEVEKRGINNGETRIKISCGAGMKAGLLLSTINTLEEELGLEIQQCVISCFSDFTMQASCSHSQEFKEMDVEDIKQAVFRNIAAAGISTFV